In Microvenator marinus, one genomic interval encodes:
- a CDS encoding 2-oxo acid dehydrogenase subunit E2, with protein sequence MGKYWSPVKKLSSWRKISVGMWAPPDDPTIYGYETLIVDKALQYIKEVEEASGVKLTMTSFIVLVMAQAMAQDPVLNVMVVNGRIQKRNTLDAFCQVMIPGDGQADLSGVQIRSVDELNLVEINEALKGRAKKVRAGEDQGLERQKKMIDRVPPWLIRKMVQLVDFLTFNVPIDLDGLGVRSDPFGSFMVSSVASFDIRLGFAPLVPASRTPLVALPGAIFDRPMVVDGEIKACKVMQMGCTFDHRCYDGYQIGVIVRFIRGSVENPYEYFPHPSTFAKAKAGRVDDSSDDMEPALEREEAPAEA encoded by the coding sequence ATGGGTAAATACTGGAGTCCTGTAAAGAAATTGTCGTCGTGGAGAAAGATTTCGGTGGGCATGTGGGCCCCACCTGATGACCCCACGATCTACGGCTACGAAACCCTCATCGTCGATAAGGCCTTGCAGTACATCAAGGAAGTAGAGGAGGCCAGTGGCGTAAAGCTCACCATGACCTCGTTTATTGTCCTTGTCATGGCTCAGGCGATGGCTCAAGACCCGGTGCTCAACGTGATGGTGGTCAACGGCCGGATCCAGAAGCGAAATACGCTCGACGCCTTCTGCCAGGTCATGATTCCCGGTGACGGCCAAGCGGACCTTTCCGGCGTGCAGATTCGGTCGGTTGACGAGCTCAATCTCGTTGAGATTAACGAGGCTCTTAAGGGGCGAGCCAAGAAGGTGCGTGCGGGCGAGGACCAAGGGCTTGAGCGCCAGAAGAAGATGATCGATCGCGTGCCACCGTGGTTGATTCGAAAGATGGTTCAATTGGTGGACTTCCTGACCTTCAACGTGCCCATAGACCTCGATGGGCTTGGCGTTCGCAGCGATCCATTCGGAAGCTTCATGGTGTCCAGTGTTGCATCGTTTGATATTCGACTTGGTTTTGCACCTCTGGTTCCTGCAAGCCGCACACCTCTTGTGGCGCTGCCTGGTGCTATCTTTGACCGACCGATGGTTGTGGACGGGGAGATCAAGGCCTGCAAAGTGATGCAAATGGGATGCACATTTGATCACCGGTGTTATGACGGCTATCAGATCGGCGTCATCGTTCGCTTCATCCGAGGTAGCGTCGAGAATCCTTATGAGTATTTCCCGCATCCATCGACCTTCGCCAAAGCGAAGGCCGGGCGTGTGGATGACTCGTCTGATGATATGGAACCCGCATTGGAGCGCGAAGAAGCGCCAGCCGAAGCTTAA
- a CDS encoding aspartate-semialdehyde dehydrogenase, with protein sequence MSGYVVAVAGGTGAVGREILNTLERRDFPVRELRILASARSAGSSIEFKGEKVVVEDLEKAQFQGVDFVLSSPGGAVSKIHSPRMAEQGAVVIDNTSAFRMDPTVPLVVPEVNPEAALTHQGIIANPNCSTIQMVVALNPLHRAAGIKRVVVSTYQSVSGAGQTGIWELWNGVKARVAGESEPEPSTFPHPIAFEVIPQIDKFDPSGYTKEELKMVYETRKIMGIETMDVSATCVRVPVMRGHSESITVDFDRPLSAKQAQEILGAAPGVTLADSPEESVYPLARHAEGTDTTWVGRIRQDISRPQTLHMWVVSDNLLKGAALNAVQIAELLIKR encoded by the coding sequence ATGTCTGGATATGTAGTTGCAGTGGCAGGTGGTACGGGAGCGGTGGGACGCGAAATCCTGAATACGCTTGAGCGTCGGGATTTTCCGGTTCGTGAACTTCGAATCTTGGCGTCGGCGCGCTCCGCCGGCTCGAGCATTGAGTTCAAGGGCGAAAAGGTCGTTGTTGAGGACCTGGAAAAAGCGCAGTTCCAAGGCGTGGACTTCGTGCTTTCGTCGCCAGGGGGCGCGGTGAGCAAGATTCATAGCCCGCGAATGGCCGAGCAAGGCGCGGTGGTCATCGACAACACCAGCGCATTCCGCATGGACCCGACGGTGCCGCTCGTGGTCCCCGAGGTCAATCCCGAGGCTGCGCTCACGCATCAGGGCATCATTGCGAACCCAAATTGCAGCACGATCCAGATGGTGGTGGCGCTCAATCCTTTGCACCGCGCGGCAGGCATCAAACGCGTGGTCGTGTCTACGTACCAGTCGGTCTCGGGCGCTGGCCAGACGGGGATCTGGGAGCTCTGGAACGGAGTCAAGGCGCGCGTGGCCGGCGAGTCCGAGCCCGAGCCGAGCACCTTTCCGCACCCGATCGCATTCGAGGTCATTCCGCAAATCGATAAGTTCGACCCGAGCGGATACACCAAAGAAGAACTCAAGATGGTCTATGAGACCCGAAAAATCATGGGAATCGAGACGATGGACGTCTCCGCGACCTGTGTGCGCGTGCCTGTGATGCGTGGCCACTCGGAGTCCATCACCGTGGATTTTGATAGGCCGCTGAGCGCAAAACAAGCTCAGGAAATACTTGGGGCCGCTCCCGGGGTTACATTGGCCGACTCCCCTGAGGAATCCGTTTACCCGCTGGCTCGTCATGCCGAAGGCACAGACACCACGTGGGTCGGCCGGATTCGTCAGGATATTTCGAGACCTCAGACCCTGCATATGTGGGTGGTCTCGGATAACCTCCTGAAAGGTGCCGCACTAAACGCCGTTCAGATCGCAGAACTATTGATCAAGCGCTGA
- a CDS encoding IS3 family transposase (programmed frameshift) has product MTNPRNKFSPEVRERAVRLVRETRADHKSEWAAITSVATKIGCVPQTLQKWIQQAEENSKAPLSDEERIRLLERENKELKRTNEILRLASAFFGTGGARPPIKEAVMFINAHRETYGVEPICKVLRIAPSTYYWHVKRSQEKSKRDLSDERLMAEIQRVYDASDGIYGARKVWRTLTRQHKDLARCTVERLMKRAGLRGVTRCRRVRTTVRSKAECPKDLVQRNFNAEAKNRLWVADLTYVKIASGHVYVAFVTDVFSRRIVGWRVSTSLTSDIAVDALEQALFDRRPKGLIHHSDRGVQYLCVKYSARLEDAGIQASVGSVGDSYDNALAETINGLYKAEVIHHRNRKWTNVQDVEKATMNWVHWFNHHRIMESLGYLSPAEYEADFSCQAMVA; this is encoded by the exons ATGACAAACCCAAGAAACAAATTTTCCCCAGAAGTACGAGAGCGTGCAGTGCGGCTTGTTCGTGAGACACGTGCTGACCACAAATCCGAGTGGGCCGCTATCACGTCGGTGGCCACGAAGATTGGATGCGTGCCTCAAACGCTGCAGAAGTGGATTCAACAAGCCGAAGAGAATAGCAAGGCGCCGTTGTCCGACGAGGAGCGGATCAGGCTTTTGGAGCGTGAAAACAAAGAGCTCAAGCGCACCAACGAGATTCTCAGGTTGGCATCCGCGTTTTTCG GCACAGGCGGAGCGCGACCGCCCATCAAAGAAGCGGTGATGTTTATCAACGCACACCGCGAAACCTATGGGGTCGAGCCAATTTGCAAGGTCTTGCGAATCGCCCCATCGACATATTACTGGCATGTAAAGCGTAGCCAGGAGAAGTCCAAGCGCGACCTCAGCGACGAGCGTTTGATGGCGGAAATACAACGCGTTTATGACGCGAGTGATGGGATATACGGCGCCCGAAAAGTCTGGCGTACATTGACGAGACAGCACAAAGATTTGGCTCGCTGTACGGTTGAGCGCCTGATGAAACGGGCTGGGCTGAGAGGCGTGACTCGGTGCCGCAGGGTGCGCACTACTGTGCGATCCAAAGCCGAGTGCCCCAAAGATCTGGTACAGCGCAACTTCAACGCCGAAGCCAAAAACCGGCTATGGGTTGCGGATTTGACCTATGTGAAAATCGCCTCAGGTCATGTTTACGTGGCATTTGTCACTGACGTGTTTTCGAGGCGAATTGTCGGGTGGCGTGTTTCAACCTCCCTAACCAGCGACATCGCAGTGGACGCATTGGAGCAGGCACTATTTGACCGCAGACCAAAGGGCCTCATTCACCATAGCGACCGTGGGGTCCAATACCTCTGCGTGAAATACAGCGCCCGCCTCGAAGACGCCGGGATCCAGGCATCGGTTGGAAGTGTGGGCGATAGCTACGACAATGCTCTCGCGGAAACGATCAACGGACTCTACAAGGCGGAGGTCATCCACCACAGAAACAGGAAGTGGACAAACGTACAGGATGTGGAAAAGGCGACGATGAACTGGGTGCACTGGTTCAACCACCACCGAATCATGGAATCACTGGGATACCTTTCCCCTGCAGAATATGAAGCTGACTTTTCGTGTCAGGCAATGGTAGCCTGA
- a CDS encoding formimidoylglutamate deiminase encodes MTSLLWTENSWVSGSPQGYPDGQIAWVPGFVNAHSHAFQHAMRARAEYATPGGDDFWTWRNAMYELALSLGPEELYQVSKDAFSEMRQAGIVHVGEFHYVHHAQDGSRYADPNELAHQVIRAAQDAGIGITLLLVAYHRAGFGRAAEPHQRRFIEPTLEGYLSRVEALLERYKGADGVNIGVAPHSIRAVPAEWLSGIRDFAVEHGIPLHIHANEQVREIEESKAEYGKPPVLVFDELGLFEAHTTLVHATHLSVEELDVLGRAKPVICACPTTERNLGDGFLPALELVKRDVPICIGSDSHTQVDFIEEMRIIEYHERLRYQRRNVLAQVYSERVGGPVETGDVLLPMSSKNGALSLGLDSVDWIGFDLEHPALKGWTEQTLSSHLVLCTSGLRPA; translated from the coding sequence ATGACCTCACTTCTTTGGACGGAAAATTCTTGGGTCTCGGGCTCGCCTCAGGGCTATCCGGACGGCCAGATTGCATGGGTTCCGGGATTTGTGAACGCGCATTCCCACGCGTTTCAACACGCCATGCGCGCCCGCGCCGAGTACGCTACGCCTGGCGGAGACGACTTCTGGACCTGGCGAAACGCGATGTACGAGCTGGCCCTTAGCCTTGGGCCCGAAGAGCTCTATCAGGTGAGTAAAGACGCGTTTAGCGAGATGCGTCAGGCTGGAATCGTGCATGTTGGGGAGTTTCACTACGTGCATCACGCGCAAGATGGGAGCCGCTACGCGGACCCTAACGAGCTTGCGCACCAGGTGATTCGCGCCGCACAAGATGCTGGCATTGGGATTACGCTCTTGTTGGTGGCGTATCATCGCGCAGGCTTTGGGCGCGCCGCAGAGCCCCACCAGCGCCGTTTTATCGAACCTACCTTGGAGGGCTACCTTTCGCGCGTCGAAGCGCTTCTGGAGCGATATAAGGGCGCCGACGGCGTCAATATTGGAGTCGCACCCCATAGTATTCGTGCGGTGCCGGCCGAGTGGCTCTCGGGTATTCGAGATTTTGCAGTCGAGCACGGGATTCCCCTTCATATTCATGCCAATGAGCAGGTGCGTGAGATTGAGGAGAGCAAGGCAGAGTACGGCAAACCTCCGGTCTTGGTCTTTGATGAACTCGGGCTCTTTGAGGCGCATACCACTCTGGTTCATGCCACCCATCTGAGCGTGGAAGAGCTCGATGTTTTGGGCCGCGCAAAACCTGTGATTTGTGCGTGCCCAACCACCGAAAGAAATCTCGGAGATGGCTTCTTGCCCGCACTGGAACTCGTGAAGCGCGACGTCCCTATCTGTATCGGCTCGGATAGTCATACTCAGGTCGACTTCATCGAGGAGATGCGAATTATCGAGTACCACGAACGTCTGCGCTACCAACGGCGAAACGTCTTGGCGCAGGTGTACTCGGAGCGCGTAGGTGGTCCCGTGGAGACTGGCGATGTGCTATTGCCCATGAGCTCCAAGAATGGCGCTCTATCTTTGGGGCTAGATTCAGTGGATTGGATCGGCTTTGATTTGGAACACCCGGCATTGAAAGGGTGGACTGAGCAGACGCTGAGTTCGCATTTGGTCCTTTGTACAAGCGGGCTTCGTCCGGCTTAG
- a CDS encoding hydroxymethylglutaryl-CoA reductase, degradative yields MQAQPIRSIEMNDERPTSRISGFFKMSQEERYRALIDAQILTEEDVEYLRPSGEIGFDTANHMIENAIGVLELPLGLGLNFLIDGKDYVVPMAVEEPSVIAAVSHIAKLARPSGGFKTEYSGSRMIGQIQVVGASDWDATSAAILENKARLLAVANEFEPGMVARGGGAKDIRVRLIEEGKYQSMLIVHLVIDTCDAMGANMINTMAEGVAQEIEKLTDGRILLRILSNLCDERVAVARCRIPFSELGWRGFSGEDVAKGIELASQFAEVDPYRATTHNKGIMNGISSVCIASGNDWRAVESGAHAFAARSGQYSPLAVWWVEDGHLVGEIEVPLAVGTVGGPIRFHPTVQLVHRILRVESAGELARVMAAVGLAQNMAALKALATEGIQRGHMSLHARSVAATAGALEDEIDDVVKHLLKCQDIKVDRARRILFELRNSQL; encoded by the coding sequence ATGCAAGCACAGCCAATTCGAAGCATTGAAATGAATGATGAGCGCCCCACAAGCCGTATCTCCGGCTTCTTCAAGATGAGCCAGGAGGAGCGTTACAGGGCCCTGATCGACGCTCAGATTCTAACCGAGGAAGACGTCGAGTACCTTCGGCCAAGCGGTGAAATCGGTTTTGATACCGCCAATCACATGATTGAGAACGCGATTGGTGTGCTTGAGCTTCCGCTCGGACTCGGGCTGAACTTTCTGATCGATGGCAAAGACTACGTGGTGCCGATGGCTGTTGAAGAGCCGAGCGTGATTGCGGCAGTGAGCCATATTGCCAAGCTTGCAAGACCCTCTGGCGGATTCAAAACCGAGTACTCGGGCTCACGAATGATCGGGCAGATCCAGGTAGTTGGCGCTTCGGATTGGGATGCAACTTCGGCGGCGATCCTTGAGAACAAGGCGCGCCTGCTCGCGGTCGCAAACGAGTTTGAGCCAGGCATGGTGGCTCGCGGTGGCGGTGCCAAAGATATTCGCGTTCGCCTGATCGAAGAGGGCAAATATCAGTCGATGCTCATTGTGCACCTTGTGATCGATACCTGCGATGCGATGGGCGCGAACATGATCAACACCATGGCTGAAGGTGTTGCGCAAGAGATTGAGAAACTCACGGATGGGCGCATCCTGCTGAGGATCTTGTCGAACCTTTGCGATGAGCGTGTGGCCGTGGCCAGATGCCGCATTCCATTTTCTGAGCTCGGCTGGCGAGGCTTCAGCGGCGAGGACGTGGCGAAGGGAATCGAGCTCGCGAGCCAGTTCGCGGAGGTAGATCCTTATCGTGCGACGACGCATAACAAAGGCATCATGAACGGCATCAGCTCGGTGTGTATTGCGAGCGGCAACGACTGGCGCGCCGTAGAGTCGGGCGCCCATGCCTTCGCCGCGCGTTCAGGTCAGTATAGCCCGCTCGCCGTGTGGTGGGTTGAAGACGGGCATCTTGTGGGCGAAATCGAAGTCCCCCTGGCGGTAGGAACGGTTGGTGGGCCGATTCGTTTCCATCCCACAGTCCAGCTCGTGCACCGAATCCTGAGAGTCGAGTCTGCTGGTGAGCTCGCCCGCGTGATGGCAGCCGTGGGGCTCGCACAGAATATGGCGGCGCTCAAGGCGCTCGCCACGGAAGGCATCCAGCGCGGCCATATGTCCCTGCACGCACGTAGTGTGGCGGCCACCGCTGGTGCGTTGGAAGACGAGATCGACGACGTAGTTAAGCACCTGCTCAAATGCCAGGACATCAAGGTAGACCGCGCCCGCCGCATCCTCTTCGAGCTCAGAAACTCGCAGCTCTGA
- a CDS encoding MXAN_2562 family outer membrane beta-barrel protein has protein sequence MRQIVFWMMMGVGFSASALEPTTTALVDELTLSVPSTFLAEENTAYVGITECERMLAAGSEVNITFGTTIDPSEESGTQRRLEAGYLFEVPRGSTTPVNCPSGCTTLDEDTQVVLTTELVRLLMPFKDMVGIASADECDGFDSEFFLRASLREASVTDTELVTADARIIVDTVRPSPPANFDITVTEDRIDASWELSDSEDVGQYGIYYSTTPFDGGVVPGSGLGSEFVTAAGGRTSASFVVSTPAGSTVYVAMVAVDETGNESILSAVQSSQAIETIDFWESYKAAGGAEEGGCSTGAGTLGLLSLLALFGFRRRRFSAPLAAAAIAAPLLLAAPSAHAESDINGIFELKLGGMYPAIDEEVSGTPFQDVFGTGNLWYLEMEAGFYIWQGFGKLGVSYALGYSSVTGNAVAADGSEISDETSFSMLPNRLSLLYRFDVLATRYFIPLVPAAKVGLDYYLWWSEGPDGENSVAGGAEAFGGKWGYHGSLGLHLLLDVIDSSSAAVFDHNWGVNNSYLFAEYVFAQVDDFGGAGLNLSDDYFMFGLNFEF, from the coding sequence ATGAGACAAATTGTTTTTTGGATGATGATGGGTGTTGGTTTCAGTGCGTCTGCGCTTGAGCCCACGACAACCGCCCTCGTAGACGAGCTCACGCTCAGCGTCCCAAGTACCTTCCTCGCCGAGGAAAACACTGCCTACGTTGGGATTACCGAGTGCGAGCGTATGTTGGCCGCCGGAAGTGAGGTGAATATCACGTTCGGCACCACCATCGACCCATCGGAGGAGTCTGGCACGCAGCGGCGACTTGAGGCCGGCTATCTCTTCGAGGTGCCGCGGGGTTCAACGACACCGGTCAACTGCCCTTCGGGGTGCACCACGCTTGACGAAGACACGCAGGTGGTGCTGACCACCGAGCTCGTCCGATTGTTGATGCCCTTCAAAGATATGGTGGGTATCGCGAGCGCCGATGAGTGCGATGGATTTGATTCTGAGTTCTTCTTGCGCGCGTCCTTGCGCGAGGCCTCCGTAACCGACACGGAGCTCGTGACGGCAGACGCGCGGATCATCGTGGATACCGTGCGCCCAAGCCCTCCGGCGAATTTTGATATCACCGTGACCGAAGACCGAATCGATGCCTCGTGGGAACTCTCCGATTCCGAAGACGTGGGTCAATACGGAATCTACTACAGCACCACGCCTTTTGATGGCGGCGTGGTTCCGGGATCTGGTTTGGGTTCTGAGTTTGTGACTGCCGCGGGTGGCCGAACCTCCGCGAGCTTTGTGGTCAGCACGCCCGCCGGCTCCACGGTCTACGTGGCTATGGTGGCCGTGGATGAGACGGGAAATGAGAGTATTTTAAGCGCTGTTCAAAGCTCTCAGGCTATCGAGACGATCGATTTTTGGGAGTCCTACAAGGCCGCCGGTGGCGCTGAAGAAGGTGGATGCTCCACCGGTGCTGGGACTCTTGGCTTGTTGAGCCTTCTGGCTCTCTTTGGTTTTCGGCGTCGTCGTTTCTCCGCGCCGCTCGCTGCTGCCGCAATCGCTGCACCACTTCTTCTTGCTGCACCGAGTGCGCACGCAGAGTCCGATATCAACGGGATCTTTGAACTCAAGCTCGGGGGCATGTACCCAGCGATCGATGAAGAAGTATCGGGCACGCCGTTCCAAGACGTCTTTGGTACGGGCAATCTCTGGTACCTCGAGATGGAAGCCGGGTTCTATATCTGGCAGGGCTTCGGAAAGCTGGGCGTCTCCTATGCGCTTGGATATTCGAGCGTGACAGGAAATGCGGTGGCTGCAGACGGCTCGGAGATCTCAGATGAGACGAGCTTCAGCATGTTGCCGAACCGACTTTCATTACTCTACCGCTTTGATGTGCTGGCTACGCGCTACTTTATCCCGCTCGTACCAGCTGCAAAGGTCGGCCTCGACTACTACCTCTGGTGGTCTGAAGGACCAGACGGCGAGAATTCAGTGGCTGGTGGCGCTGAGGCGTTTGGCGGTAAATGGGGATATCACGGCTCCTTAGGACTGCACCTCTTGCTCGATGTCATCGACTCCTCAAGTGCCGCAGTATTTGACCATAATTGGGGCGTAAACAATTCGTATCTCTTTGCGGAGTACGTCTTTGCCCAGGTCGACGATTTTGGCGGCGCTGGGCTGAATTTGAGCGACGACTACTTCATGTTCGGTCTCAACTTCGAATTCTAA
- a CDS encoding M28 family peptidase gives MSTVTMAKIKNVLILLTVSLLVIGLSFWLFLYWCTTMPGTPYEGELPAKNTIELQKRLERDVLSLTQLRRNYSKPDEYESSVAFIEARLAGLGLESTRQAVPTERGDAFNVIAIIPGTAKTKDTLVIGAHYDTYASTPGADDNASGVAGGLELARVFKDKPAAKNLLFVFYANEEPPYFQTEGMGSLVHAKSLANDPNIKAIGMFSLEMLGYYDTAPNTQNYPPPLDSFYPDRGDFIAFVGSMSYRDIVTFSTGVFRDSVDFPAYGFAGPGFIRAIGFSDQWSYWQVGIPALMVTDTAFFRNDNYHTSGDTPDTLDWDRFARVVEGLEPVFRAFDER, from the coding sequence ATGTCTACGGTTACCATGGCTAAGATTAAGAACGTCCTCATTCTGCTCACAGTATCCTTGCTCGTCATCGGCTTGAGCTTTTGGCTTTTCCTCTACTGGTGCACCACCATGCCTGGCACGCCATACGAAGGAGAGCTTCCAGCCAAAAACACCATCGAGCTGCAAAAACGGCTTGAGCGCGACGTGCTCTCGCTGACTCAACTGCGCCGAAACTACTCAAAGCCCGATGAATACGAGTCGAGCGTGGCGTTCATCGAAGCCCGACTTGCCGGGCTCGGCTTGGAAAGTACACGCCAAGCCGTACCCACCGAACGTGGAGACGCGTTTAACGTAATCGCAATAATTCCGGGCACCGCCAAAACCAAGGACACGTTGGTCATCGGCGCCCATTACGACACATACGCCAGCACACCCGGTGCCGACGACAACGCCTCGGGAGTGGCGGGTGGGCTGGAGCTCGCGAGAGTCTTCAAGGACAAACCTGCGGCCAAGAACCTTCTCTTTGTCTTCTACGCCAACGAAGAGCCGCCCTACTTTCAGACCGAGGGCATGGGGAGCCTCGTACACGCAAAGTCGCTTGCTAATGACCCCAACATCAAGGCTATCGGCATGTTCTCGCTGGAGATGCTCGGCTACTACGATACCGCGCCAAACACGCAAAACTATCCGCCACCCCTCGACTCCTTCTACCCTGACCGCGGGGACTTCATCGCGTTCGTGGGCTCGATGTCTTACAGGGATATCGTGACGTTTAGCACCGGCGTCTTCCGCGATTCGGTGGATTTTCCGGCGTACGGATTCGCGGGGCCGGGCTTTATCCGCGCCATCGGGTTTTCCGACCAGTGGTCGTACTGGCAAGTTGGGATTCCAGCGCTTATGGTGACGGACACGGCATTCTTCAGGAATGACAACTACCACACGTCAGGCGACACACCTGACACGCTGGATTGGGATCGGTTCGCAAGGGTGGTAGAAGGGCTAGAGCCCGTGTTCAGGGCGTTTGACGAGCGTTAG
- a CDS encoding TPM domain-containing protein: MRDRHGTLGVAALFLATIFVGGDAHAQKWADFPDLRSAQHVGVERVSDGKRYDDLRDCMRGQRSQVGADYYATLVGVTHESGRATRQNTDATDYAKAQFEAWKLKDKDILFAVGLRNRAFGVHIGQKWADLGLTPELLSTTAELTQFAPAFTRRNYDWALCSLAQAIDVKLVQLTREKEAAEKALETRVSASEEELTKVKSRLDIAPESSTVRTGFEERHTKIAETFERAKSSQESKPVIALKILDEVDKELAELDDEIDVYGKKIARLNPLLNEIEGLAKALQERADADWDEPKQALSRLDECRVKAEALRTDLTGELEEIRACLAAAEVLAARGEVRHSYKARTIPFLLFLALLAVIAAVLLVVALVRRRFAGHLDSQIQTWGVELSHAEQWLEKLRADYPYFFETKSTDWQGASAEVGKEASDALNLAYFLIGKGQEWRSQAKGLLRGGPLSLMQIDRGLGLLSNTKAEIQPGDPVRESPLQTVMTTAYSEPARRVLADLENALLRAQAMLFESGESVALGQRLRQEGSQKILALQSGLERRKEFGLGAPHLEAELGALAQKFQTFATRLEADPLSAKGAGSTALFEEIERLQGMIQDGNLAVERLAHVEAQVAAVDEMIAALKHRGFSLKEPEFDADAERARLVSLAGRARAAFGAGKEKEGQVLVDNAQGALESLTATLQDVQRAPEYIQKMSARLEELREHIKADYLNLRINARNEEEALNELNHLQSQVLRHASDLSQIARLAEAQRYVQALQKLDGVIKTYVQAIELINSMSSKPQSTLHGLVQKS, from the coding sequence GTGAGGGATAGACACGGGACACTCGGGGTGGCGGCCCTTTTCTTGGCTACTATTTTTGTGGGCGGCGATGCGCACGCGCAGAAGTGGGCAGACTTCCCGGACTTGAGATCTGCACAACACGTGGGCGTGGAGCGCGTCAGCGACGGCAAGAGATACGACGACCTGCGTGATTGTATGCGTGGTCAGCGCTCGCAAGTTGGTGCGGACTATTACGCTACGCTTGTGGGCGTGACCCACGAATCCGGCCGCGCGACACGGCAAAACACCGATGCAACCGACTACGCAAAGGCGCAGTTTGAGGCGTGGAAACTCAAGGACAAAGATATTCTTTTCGCGGTCGGCCTCAGGAATCGCGCGTTCGGTGTGCATATCGGGCAGAAATGGGCCGACCTTGGACTCACGCCTGAACTCCTGAGTACTACCGCCGAGCTCACACAATTTGCGCCAGCGTTTACGCGCCGAAACTACGATTGGGCGCTTTGTTCTTTGGCTCAGGCCATAGACGTCAAGCTGGTGCAGTTGACGCGCGAAAAGGAGGCCGCCGAAAAGGCCCTTGAAACACGCGTCTCAGCGAGCGAAGAAGAGCTCACGAAGGTCAAGAGCCGGCTTGATATCGCGCCCGAATCATCCACCGTACGCACGGGTTTTGAGGAGCGGCACACCAAAATAGCCGAGACGTTTGAGCGCGCAAAATCAAGCCAGGAGTCGAAGCCTGTCATCGCCCTAAAAATCCTCGATGAGGTGGATAAAGAGCTCGCCGAACTCGATGACGAAATCGACGTTTACGGTAAAAAGATCGCGCGCCTTAATCCACTCTTGAACGAGATCGAAGGCCTCGCAAAGGCGCTCCAGGAGCGCGCCGACGCAGATTGGGACGAGCCTAAACAGGCGCTCTCAAGGCTCGATGAATGCCGTGTGAAGGCAGAGGCCTTGCGCACCGATTTGACGGGCGAGCTCGAAGAAATTCGGGCGTGTCTCGCCGCCGCGGAAGTCTTGGCAGCGCGCGGTGAAGTCCGGCATTCCTACAAGGCGCGAACCATTCCATTCTTGCTCTTCCTTGCGCTTCTGGCGGTGATCGCCGCCGTGCTTCTGGTGGTCGCGCTGGTAAGGCGGCGCTTTGCGGGCCACCTGGATTCTCAAATCCAGACCTGGGGCGTGGAGCTTTCACATGCGGAGCAATGGCTTGAGAAGTTGCGGGCGGACTATCCCTACTTCTTCGAGACTAAGAGTACAGATTGGCAGGGGGCGAGCGCTGAGGTTGGTAAAGAGGCGTCTGATGCCTTGAATTTGGCTTATTTCCTTATCGGAAAGGGTCAGGAGTGGCGAAGTCAGGCCAAGGGATTACTTCGTGGAGGTCCGCTCTCATTGATGCAGATCGACCGAGGTTTGGGACTACTCTCCAATACCAAAGCTGAGATTCAGCCTGGGGATCCCGTACGTGAGTCGCCCCTACAAACCGTGATGACCACGGCCTATTCTGAGCCCGCTCGGCGAGTGCTCGCCGACCTTGAAAACGCGTTGTTGCGGGCACAGGCCATGCTCTTTGAGAGCGGCGAAAGTGTGGCGCTTGGGCAGAGGCTGAGGCAAGAGGGTTCGCAAAAGATTTTGGCTCTGCAGAGCGGACTTGAGCGGCGCAAAGAATTTGGGCTGGGCGCGCCGCACCTTGAGGCCGAGCTCGGGGCTCTGGCTCAGAAATTCCAAACCTTTGCCACCCGACTTGAGGCGGATCCTCTGAGTGCGAAGGGGGCCGGATCTACCGCGCTATTTGAGGAGATCGAGCGACTTCAGGGCATGATCCAGGACGGAAATCTCGCCGTCGAGCGCCTCGCGCACGTGGAAGCACAGGTCGCCGCTGTGGATGAAATGATCGCGGCATTGAAGCACCGCGGGTTTAGCCTAAAGGAGCCCGAGTTTGATGCGGACGCAGAGCGTGCGCGCCTCGTCTCGCTGGCCGGTCGTGCGCGGGCTGCCTTTGGCGCGGGCAAGGAGAAGGAAGGCCAAGTCTTGGTGGACAACGCACAAGGCGCCTTGGAGTCGCTCACGGCTACCCTTCAGGACGTTCAGCGCGCCCCTGAGTATATCCAGAAGATGAGCGCGAGGCTCGAGGAGCTTCGCGAGCATATCAAGGCGGATTACCTGAACTTGCGGATTAATGCGCGCAATGAAGAAGAGGCTCTCAACGAGCTGAACCACCTTCAGAGCCAGGTCCTGCGCCACGCGTCGGATTTGAGTCAAATCGCGCGGCTCGCTGAGGCGCAGCGCTACGTGCAGGCGTTGCAGAAGCTCGACGGCGTTATCAAGACCTACGTTCAGGCCATCGAGCTCATCAACTCGATGTCGTCCAAGCCTCAGTCGACGCTCCATGGGCTCGTTCAAAAAAGCTGA